The Dasypus novemcinctus isolate mDasNov1 chromosome 12, mDasNov1.1.hap2, whole genome shotgun sequence genome includes a window with the following:
- the LOC101433481 gene encoding olfactory receptor 6C6: protein MTNRSKDIQFILVGLTDDPQLQIVIFLFLFLNYTLSLMGNLIIILLTLLDPRLKTPMYFFLRNFSFLEIMFTTVCIPRFLNTIVTRDKTISYNNCAAQLFFILLLGVTEFYLLAAMSYDRYVAICKPLHYPIIMNSRVCYQLVLSSWVTGFLIIFPPLVMGLKLDFCASKVIDHFMCETSPILQISCTDTHVLELMSFILAVVTLAVTLVLVILSYTYIIKTILKFPSAQQRTKAFSTCSSHMIVVSLTYGSCIFMYIKPSAKERVTLSKGVSLLYTSVAPLLNPFIYTLRNQQVKEVFRNVLQRILYFSKN from the coding sequence ATGACGAACCGATCAAAGGATATACAGTTCATTCTGGTAGGACTGACAGATGATCCACAATTGCAAATTGTGATCTTCCTGTTTCTCTTTCTCAACTACACCTTGAGCCTGATGGGGAATTTAATCATTATTCTTCTCACCCTGTTGGATCCCCGTCTCAAAACCCCAATGTATTTCTTTCTCCGAAATTTCTCCTTTTTGGAAATCATGTTCACAACAGTGTGCATTCCCAGATTCCTGAATACCATTGTTACTAGAGACAAAACTATTTCTTATAATAATTGTGCAgctcaattattttttattcttttactggGAGTTACAGAATTTTACCTTCTAGCTGCCATGTCCTACGACCGCTATGTTGCCATCTGCAAACCACTGCATTACCCAATCATAATGAACAGCAGAGTGTGCTACCAACTGGTCCTCAGCTCTTGGGTAACTGGATTCCTAATCATCTTTCCGCCATTAGTCATGGGACTCAAACTGGATTTCTGTGCTTCCAAAGTCATTGATCACTTTATGTGTGAAACTTCTCCTATCCTTCAGATCTCATGCACAGATACACATGTCCTAGAATTAATGTCTTTTATCTTAGCTGTGGTGACACTTGCAGTCACATTGGTGTTAGTTATTctttcttacacttacatcatcAAAACGATTCTGAAATTCCCCTCTGCACAGCAAAGGACCAAAGCTTTTTCCACTTGTTCTTCTCACATGATTGTTGTATCCTTGACTTATGGCAGCTGTATCTTCATGTATATTAAACCATCTGCAAAAGAAAGAGTGACCTTATCCAAAGGTGTATCTTTGCTCTATACTTCAGTTGCTCCTTTACTAAATCCCTTCATTTACACTCTAAGGAACCAGCAAGTCAAAGAAGTCTTCAGGAATGTGTTACAAAggattttgtatttttcaaaaaactga